In Spinacia oleracea cultivar Varoflay chromosome 5, BTI_SOV_V1, whole genome shotgun sequence, a single window of DNA contains:
- the LOC110789056 gene encoding protein POLLENLESS 3: protein MIKDDKLQGFYTPPPKRNSRPPKTWMSEQPIKNRHPHHFHVIHKVPSGHSPYVKAKHVQLIEKDPSKAVALFWNAINAGDRVDSALKDMAVVMKQLDRSNEAIEAIKSFRHLCSFDSQESLDNVLLELYKRSGRLEEQIEVIELKLKRLEEGNTFGGRRVKVAKSQGKKIHITVEQEYARLLGNLAWAYLQQNDYKTAEEYYRKALSLEADKNKQCNLAICLMCMNRLTEAKFLLQVIRASDSQGEMDESYAKSFERAFELFTELETQQDKSSSFEAEKENRCGNVKLLQKKPLRNSNTSVSDNQFDLDDKKTYTPSVEGRGILKSPFTQPKRSFCVDNGNWKKGTYRDEPVSCLPRRLQFENPADSTNLKSKYLQTNQDGGSIKMINMPVDSTPDRNVPDKKALDAVDRKETSNNWDFTSFKSQKSWADIAEEEEEEEMMPPLPGVKSCEKEFSIKLQSLSFNQDAEKQSPACRPLFFNQQKQQEPLKSNRLQVFRDLTPE from the exons atgATCAAAGACGACAAATTACAGGGATTTTATACACCACCTCCAAAACGTAATTCAAGACCACCAAAAACATGGATGTCAGAGCAGCCCATCAAGAACAGACATCCCCATCATTTCCATGTCATTCACAAAGTCCCTTCTGGTCATTCTCCGTACGTCAAGGCCAAACATGTTCAG TTGATAGAAAAGGATCCAAGCAAAGCAGTGGCCTTGTTCTGGAATGCTATAAATGCTGGTGATCGTGTTGATAGTGCTTTGAAGGACATGGCAGTTGTGATGAAACAATTGGATCGGTCGAATGAGGCCATCGAGGCTATTAAATCTTTTCGCCATCTCTGTTCATTTGATTCTCAAGAATCTCTTGATAATGTGCTACTGGAACTTTATAAG CGGTCTGGAAGGCTGGAAGAGCAGATTGAGGTTATTGAGCTTAAGCTAAAGAGACTTGAAGAAGGCAATACTTTTGGGGGAAGGAGAGTGAAAGTGGCAAAGTCACAGGGCAAGAAGATTCACATAACAGTTGAGCAAGAATATGCAAG GCTTTTAGGGAACTTGGCATGGGCATACTTGCAACAAAAtgattataaaactgctgaggAATATTATAG GAAAGCTCTATCACTTGAGGCTGACAAGAACAAGCAGTGCAATCTTGCAATCTGCTTGATGTGCATGAACAGGTTAACTGAGGCCAAGTTTCTACTTCAAGTCATCCGTGCTTCAGATTCTCAAGGGGAGATGGATGAGTCCTATGCCAAGTCCTTTGAGAGGGCATTTGAACTCTTCACTGAATTGGAAACTCAACAAGATAAATCATCTTCGTTTGAAGCTGAAAAGGAAAACCGTTGTGGAAATGTCAAACTCTTGCAGAAAAAGCCACTTCGAAACAGCAATACAAGTGTTTCAGATAACCAATTTGATCTTGATGATAAGAAAACGTACACACCATCAGTTGAAGGTCGAGGAATCCTCAAGAGTCCATTCACACAGCCCAAGAGAAGTTTTTGTGTAGACAATGGGAATTGGAAAAAAGGAACATACAGGGATGAACCAGTAAGCTGCTTGCCTCGCAGGCTCCAATTCGAAAATCCTGCAGATTCCACAAATTTGAAAAGTAAATATTTGCAGACAAACCAGGATGGTGGGAGTATTAAAATGATTAATATGCCAGTCGATTCTACTCCAGATAGAAATGTTCCGGACAAGAAAGCTCTTGATGCTGTTGACAGAAAAGAAACCTCTAATAATTGGGATTTCACGAGCTTTAAATCTCAGAAGAGCTGGGCTGATATTgctgaggaagaagaagaagaggagatGATGCCTCCATTACCAGGAGTCAAGTCTTGTGAAAAAGAATTCAGCATAAAATTACAATCACTGAGTTTTAATCAAGATGCAGAAAAGCAATCGCCAGCATGCCGACCATTATTTTTTAACCAACAGAAGCAGCAGGAACCACTCAAGAGTAACAGACTTCAGGTGTTCCGTGATTTGACTCCAGAATAA